In a single window of the Equus quagga isolate Etosha38 chromosome 7, UCLA_HA_Equagga_1.0, whole genome shotgun sequence genome:
- the LOC124242256 gene encoding zinc finger protein 300 isoform X2, with protein MMKSQGIVSFKDVAVDFTQEEWQQLDPAQRTLYRDVMLENYSHLVSMGHPVSKPDVISKLEQGEDPWIIKRDISNWIYPDENQADGRQDRKSNLENPESCILGSVSFHNKILKGVTKDDSLYSILKFYQGDGQLQRYQENQDKLFRQVTVINNKTMTMESDHKYNALGKIFQECIEPDISRQRPHNYHALKKPLKSNIDLPSCNKGNARKNPDESFGYEKSSSHGVSNSSLGKIHNGVIPCDDNPCGNIFSNKLSLVQLPNVETKEKTCICMTCGKAFAKKSQLIVHQRIHTGKKPYDCGACGKAFSEKFHLVVHQRTHTGEKPYECSECRKAFSQKSSLIIHQRVHTGEKPYECSACGKAFSQKSPLIIHQRIHTGEKPYECRECGKAFSQKSQLIIHHRAHTGEKPYECTECGKAFCEKSHLIIHKRIHTGEKPYKCAQCAEAFSRKTELITHLLIHTGEKPYECTDCGKTFSRKSQLIIHQRTHTGEKPYKCSECGKAFCQKSHLIGHQRIHTGEKPYVCTECGKAFSQKSHLPGHQRIHTGEKPYICAECGKAFSQKSDLVLHQRIHTGERPYQCAVCGKAFIQKSQLTVHQRIHSSVKSE; from the exons GGGATAGTATCATTCAAGGATGTGGCTGTGGATTTCACCCAGGAGGAGTGGCAGCAACTGGATCCTGCTCAGAGGACCCTGTACagggatgtgatgctggagaactacaGCCACCTGGTCTCAATGG GACATCCAGTTTCCAAACCAGATGTCATCTCCAAGTTGGAACAAGGAGAAGATCCATGGATCATAAAGAGAGACATATCAAATTGGATCTATCCAGATGAAAATCAGGCAGATGGGAGACAAG ACAGGAAGAGTAACCTTGAGAACCCTGAATCATGTATTTTGGGGTCTGTTTCCTTCCATAATAAGATACTGAAAGGAGTCACAAAGGATGATTCATTGtactccattttaaaattctatcaagGTGATGGCCAGCTGCAGAGATATCAAGAAAACCAAGACAAACTTTTCAGGCAAGTAACTgtcatcaacaacaaaacaatgacTATGGAGTCAGACCATAAATACAATgcattaggaaaaatatttcaagagtGCATAGAGCCAGATATTTCAAGACAAAGACCCCATAACTATCATGCACTAAAAAAACCCTTGAAATCTAATATTGACCTTCCTAGTTGTAATAAGGGCAATGCAAGAAAAAACCCTGATGAGAGTTTTGGATATGAAAAATCATCTAGCCATGGTGTGTCCAATTCCAGTCTTGGGAAAATTCACAATGGAGTAATACCCTGTGATGATAATCCATGTGGAAACATTTTCAGCAATAAACTGTCCCTTGTTCAACTTCCGAATGTTGAAACTAAGGAGAAAACCTGTATATGTATGACATGTGGAAAAGCTTTTGCTAAGAAGTCACAACTCATTGTACATCAACGAATTCATACTGGAAAGAAACCATATGATTGTGGTGCGTGTGGCAAAGCCTTCAGCGAGAAGTTTCATCTCGTTGTACATCAGAGAACCCATACTggggagaaaccttatgaatgttcTGAATGTAGAAAAGCCTTCTCTCAAAAATCATCCCTCATTATACATCAGAGAGTCCACACTGGGGAAAAACCATACGAATGTAGTGcatgtgggaaagccttctccCAGAAATCACCCCTCATCatacatcagagaattcacactggagagaaaccttatgaatgtagagagtgtgggaaggccttctCCCAGAAGTCACAGCTGATTATACATCATAGAgctcatactggagagaagccaTATGAGTGtactgaatgtgggaaagccttctgtGAGAAGTCCCATCTCATCATACATAAAAGAattcacactggggagaaaccctaCAAATGTGCTCAATGTGCAGAAGCCTTCAGCAGGAAAACAGAACTCATTACACACCTGTTAATTCATACTGGGGAGAAGCCTTATGAATGTACTGACTGTGGGAAGACCTTCTCCCGGAAGTCACAGCTCATCATCCATCAGAGAAcacatactggagagaaaccctataaatgcaGTGAATGCGGAAAAGCCTTCTGTCAGAAATCACATCTCATTggacatcagagaattcacacaggagaaaaacctTATGTATGcactgaatgtgggaaagccttctctCAGAAGTCCCACCTCCCAGGACATCAGCgaattcatacaggagagaaaccttacaTATGTGctgaatgtggaaaagccttttcCCAGAAATCAGACCTTGTTttacatcagagaattcatactggggaAAGACCCTATCAGTGTGCTgtatgtgggaaagccttcatcCAGAAATCACAACTCACtgtacatcagagaattcatagcAGTGTAAAATCAGAATGA
- the LOC124242256 gene encoding zinc finger protein 300 isoform X1, translating to MAVFMLQQQGWGIVSFKDVAVDFTQEEWQQLDPAQRTLYRDVMLENYSHLVSMGHPVSKPDVISKLEQGEDPWIIKRDISNWIYPDENQADGRQDRKSNLENPESCILGSVSFHNKILKGVTKDDSLYSILKFYQGDGQLQRYQENQDKLFRQVTVINNKTMTMESDHKYNALGKIFQECIEPDISRQRPHNYHALKKPLKSNIDLPSCNKGNARKNPDESFGYEKSSSHGVSNSSLGKIHNGVIPCDDNPCGNIFSNKLSLVQLPNVETKEKTCICMTCGKAFAKKSQLIVHQRIHTGKKPYDCGACGKAFSEKFHLVVHQRTHTGEKPYECSECRKAFSQKSSLIIHQRVHTGEKPYECSACGKAFSQKSPLIIHQRIHTGEKPYECRECGKAFSQKSQLIIHHRAHTGEKPYECTECGKAFCEKSHLIIHKRIHTGEKPYKCAQCAEAFSRKTELITHLLIHTGEKPYECTDCGKTFSRKSQLIIHQRTHTGEKPYKCSECGKAFCQKSHLIGHQRIHTGEKPYVCTECGKAFSQKSHLPGHQRIHTGEKPYICAECGKAFSQKSDLVLHQRIHTGERPYQCAVCGKAFIQKSQLTVHQRIHSSVKSE from the exons GGGATAGTATCATTCAAGGATGTGGCTGTGGATTTCACCCAGGAGGAGTGGCAGCAACTGGATCCTGCTCAGAGGACCCTGTACagggatgtgatgctggagaactacaGCCACCTGGTCTCAATGG GACATCCAGTTTCCAAACCAGATGTCATCTCCAAGTTGGAACAAGGAGAAGATCCATGGATCATAAAGAGAGACATATCAAATTGGATCTATCCAGATGAAAATCAGGCAGATGGGAGACAAG ACAGGAAGAGTAACCTTGAGAACCCTGAATCATGTATTTTGGGGTCTGTTTCCTTCCATAATAAGATACTGAAAGGAGTCACAAAGGATGATTCATTGtactccattttaaaattctatcaagGTGATGGCCAGCTGCAGAGATATCAAGAAAACCAAGACAAACTTTTCAGGCAAGTAACTgtcatcaacaacaaaacaatgacTATGGAGTCAGACCATAAATACAATgcattaggaaaaatatttcaagagtGCATAGAGCCAGATATTTCAAGACAAAGACCCCATAACTATCATGCACTAAAAAAACCCTTGAAATCTAATATTGACCTTCCTAGTTGTAATAAGGGCAATGCAAGAAAAAACCCTGATGAGAGTTTTGGATATGAAAAATCATCTAGCCATGGTGTGTCCAATTCCAGTCTTGGGAAAATTCACAATGGAGTAATACCCTGTGATGATAATCCATGTGGAAACATTTTCAGCAATAAACTGTCCCTTGTTCAACTTCCGAATGTTGAAACTAAGGAGAAAACCTGTATATGTATGACATGTGGAAAAGCTTTTGCTAAGAAGTCACAACTCATTGTACATCAACGAATTCATACTGGAAAGAAACCATATGATTGTGGTGCGTGTGGCAAAGCCTTCAGCGAGAAGTTTCATCTCGTTGTACATCAGAGAACCCATACTggggagaaaccttatgaatgttcTGAATGTAGAAAAGCCTTCTCTCAAAAATCATCCCTCATTATACATCAGAGAGTCCACACTGGGGAAAAACCATACGAATGTAGTGcatgtgggaaagccttctccCAGAAATCACCCCTCATCatacatcagagaattcacactggagagaaaccttatgaatgtagagagtgtgggaaggccttctCCCAGAAGTCACAGCTGATTATACATCATAGAgctcatactggagagaagccaTATGAGTGtactgaatgtgggaaagccttctgtGAGAAGTCCCATCTCATCATACATAAAAGAattcacactggggagaaaccctaCAAATGTGCTCAATGTGCAGAAGCCTTCAGCAGGAAAACAGAACTCATTACACACCTGTTAATTCATACTGGGGAGAAGCCTTATGAATGTACTGACTGTGGGAAGACCTTCTCCCGGAAGTCACAGCTCATCATCCATCAGAGAAcacatactggagagaaaccctataaatgcaGTGAATGCGGAAAAGCCTTCTGTCAGAAATCACATCTCATTggacatcagagaattcacacaggagaaaaacctTATGTATGcactgaatgtgggaaagccttctctCAGAAGTCCCACCTCCCAGGACATCAGCgaattcatacaggagagaaaccttacaTATGTGctgaatgtggaaaagccttttcCCAGAAATCAGACCTTGTTttacatcagagaattcatactggggaAAGACCCTATCAGTGTGCTgtatgtgggaaagccttcatcCAGAAATCACAACTCACtgtacatcagagaattcatagcAGTGTAAAATCAGAATGA